A single window of Kitasatospora sp. HUAS MG31 DNA harbors:
- a CDS encoding peptidase inhibitor family I36 protein, protein MLAHCRRLLSRTATALLPLAAACALALVAAVPAGAADLDGTTDNGEFSLYGGPDTTSEVLDMYWARGDLSQLQWPRWGGNPNDQNESYWNNDSLTWHVYTDAYRGGQHGWISPGVISNASSTFWHRISSAYYTA, encoded by the coding sequence ATGCTGGCCCACTGCCGTCGGCTCCTGTCCCGCACCGCCACCGCCCTGCTCCCGCTCGCCGCCGCCTGCGCCCTGGCGCTCGTGGCCGCCGTCCCGGCCGGCGCCGCCGACCTCGACGGCACCACGGACAACGGGGAGTTCTCGCTCTACGGGGGGCCGGACACCACCTCCGAGGTGCTGGACATGTACTGGGCCCGGGGCGACCTCTCCCAGCTGCAGTGGCCGCGCTGGGGCGGCAACCCGAACGACCAGAACGAGTCGTACTGGAACAACGACAGTCTGACCTGGCACGTCTACACCGACGCCTACCGGGGCGGCCAGCACGGGTGGATCAGCCCGGGCGTGATCTCCAACGCCTCCTCGACCTTCTGGCACCGGATCTCCTCGGCCTACTACACGGCCTGA
- a CDS encoding 5'-3' exonuclease translates to MLLDTASLYFRAYFGVPESLKSPDGQPVNAVRGLLDFISRLVQDHRPDHLVACMDADWRPQWRVDLIPSYKTHRLAEEPAYEGAEEVPDTLAPQVPVIEEVLDALGIARVGAPGYEADDVIGTLTARATGPVEIVTGDRDLFQLVDDARRITVLYPAKGVGNAQRVDEAVLVEKYGVTGALYADLATLRGDTSDGLPGVKGIGEKTAAQLLKEYGDLAGVRAAALDPASKLTPARRRNLLEGAPYLDVAPTVVRVASDVPLPEFDPVLPDEPLDPMALEELATRWGLGSSVDRLLHVLVNR, encoded by the coding sequence ATGCTGCTCGACACCGCGAGCCTCTACTTCCGTGCCTACTTCGGCGTGCCGGAGTCCCTGAAGTCCCCCGACGGGCAGCCGGTGAACGCCGTCCGCGGCCTGCTGGACTTCATCTCCCGGCTGGTCCAGGACCACCGCCCCGACCACCTGGTGGCCTGCATGGACGCCGACTGGCGGCCGCAGTGGCGGGTCGACCTGATCCCCTCGTACAAGACCCACCGGCTGGCCGAGGAGCCCGCGTACGAGGGTGCGGAGGAGGTGCCGGACACCCTCGCCCCGCAGGTCCCGGTGATCGAGGAGGTGCTGGACGCCCTGGGCATCGCCCGCGTCGGCGCACCGGGCTACGAGGCGGACGACGTCATCGGCACGCTGACCGCCCGCGCCACCGGGCCGGTGGAGATCGTCACCGGCGACCGGGACCTCTTCCAGCTGGTGGACGACGCCCGCCGCATCACGGTCCTCTACCCCGCCAAGGGCGTGGGCAACGCGCAGCGGGTGGACGAGGCGGTGCTGGTCGAGAAGTACGGGGTCACCGGCGCGCTCTACGCCGACCTGGCCACCCTGCGCGGGGACACCAGCGACGGGCTGCCCGGGGTGAAGGGGATCGGCGAGAAGACCGCCGCCCAGCTGCTGAAGGAGTACGGGGACCTGGCGGGGGTCCGGGCCGCGGCGCTGGACCCGGCGTCGAAGCTGACCCCGGCCCGGCGGCGGAACCTGCTGGAGGGCGCCCCCTACCTGGACGTCGCGCCGACGGTGGTCCGGGTCGCCTCCGACGTGCCGCTCCCGGAGTTCGACCCCGTCCTCCCCGACGAGCCGCTCGACCCGATGGCCCTGGAGGAGCTCGCCACCCGCTGGGGCCTCGGCAGCTCGGTGGACCGCCTCCTCCACGTCCTGGTGAACCGCTAG
- a CDS encoding DEAD/DEAH box helicase, whose protein sequence is MRDDQSRDGAAGSEEQLSPAEAYAASRERARVQATAFHGFQQLYDFPLDPFQIEACQALEAGEGVLVAAPTGSGKTIVGEFAVHLALASGRKCFYTTPIKALSNQKFGDLVKRYGAGKVGLLTGDNSVNGDAPVVVMTTEVLRNMLYAGSSALNGLGYVVMDEVHYLADRFRGAVWEEVIIHLPESVVLASLSATVSNAEEFGDWLDTVRGGTRVIVSEHRPVPLWQHVMAGNRMYDLFANPDRDGRPKDAPRNPAKAVNPELVKLSRSELDRGGRDRFQRGRGRALPAGRPGRVWTPGRIDVIERLDAEGLLPAITFIFSRAGCEAAVQQCLSSGLRLNRDSERAQVRQIVEERCHDIPDEDLHVLGYFEWLDGLERGIAAHHAGMLPRFKEVVEELFVKGLVKAVFATETLALGINMPARSVVMEKLVKWNGETHADITPGEYTQLTGRAGRRGIDVEGHAVVLWQRGLDPEALAGLAGTRTYPLRSSFRPSYNMAVNLVAQFGRHRSRELLETSFAQFQADRSVVGIARQVQRNEEGLEGYRASMTCHLGDFDEYMSLRRQVKDRENELAREGTSQRRAAAVESIERLRPGDVIHVPTGKFAGLALVLDPGLPPVSRSARTTRHPDYQDGPRPVVLTAERQVKRLAMIDFPHPVTAIDRVRIPKSFNPRSPQSRRDLASALRTKAGHLEPERFRKGRAAAADDTELARLRSALRQHPCHGCDEREDHARWAERYHRLHRDTDLLERRMRSRTHTIARTFDRVCGLLADLGYLQGDTVTDDGKRLGRLYGELDLLASECIREGVWKGLAAAELAACASALVYEARQSDDAMAPRVPEGGAKEALGKMIRIWGHLDALEEQHRISTAEGVGQREPDLGFAWAAYRWALGHNLDSVLRDADMPAGDFVRWTKQLIDVLSQIQDAAGEDTDLRSTARKAVDGLRRGIIAYSSVG, encoded by the coding sequence ATGCGCGACGACCAGAGTCGAGACGGGGCCGCCGGCTCCGAGGAGCAGCTCAGCCCCGCCGAGGCCTACGCCGCCTCCCGCGAACGCGCCCGGGTGCAGGCCACCGCGTTCCACGGCTTCCAGCAGCTGTACGACTTCCCGCTCGACCCGTTCCAGATCGAGGCCTGCCAGGCGCTGGAGGCGGGCGAGGGCGTGCTGGTGGCCGCACCCACCGGCTCCGGCAAGACCATCGTCGGCGAGTTCGCCGTGCACCTGGCCCTGGCGAGCGGCCGCAAGTGCTTCTACACCACGCCCATCAAGGCGCTGTCGAACCAGAAGTTCGGCGACCTGGTCAAGCGCTACGGCGCGGGCAAGGTCGGCCTGCTCACCGGCGACAACAGCGTCAACGGGGACGCGCCCGTGGTGGTGATGACCACCGAGGTGCTGCGCAACATGCTCTACGCCGGCTCCTCCGCCCTGAACGGCCTCGGCTACGTGGTGATGGACGAGGTCCACTACCTGGCCGACCGGTTCCGCGGCGCCGTCTGGGAGGAGGTCATCATCCACCTCCCCGAGTCGGTGGTGCTGGCCTCGCTCTCCGCGACCGTCTCCAACGCCGAGGAGTTCGGCGACTGGCTGGACACCGTCCGCGGCGGCACCCGCGTCATCGTCTCCGAGCACCGCCCGGTGCCGCTCTGGCAGCACGTCATGGCCGGCAACCGGATGTACGACCTGTTCGCCAACCCGGACCGCGACGGCCGTCCCAAGGACGCCCCGCGCAACCCGGCCAAGGCGGTCAACCCCGAGCTGGTCAAGCTCTCCCGCTCCGAGCTCGACCGCGGCGGGCGGGACCGCTTCCAGCGCGGCCGCGGCCGCGCCCTCCCCGCCGGACGCCCCGGCCGGGTCTGGACGCCGGGCCGGATCGACGTCATCGAGCGGCTCGACGCCGAGGGCCTGCTGCCCGCCATCACCTTCATCTTCAGCCGCGCCGGCTGCGAGGCCGCCGTCCAGCAGTGCCTCAGCTCGGGCCTGCGGCTGAACCGGGACAGCGAGCGCGCCCAGGTCCGGCAGATCGTCGAGGAGCGCTGCCACGACATCCCCGACGAGGACCTGCACGTCCTCGGCTACTTCGAGTGGCTGGACGGCCTGGAGCGCGGCATCGCCGCCCACCACGCCGGCATGCTGCCGAGGTTCAAGGAGGTCGTCGAGGAGCTCTTCGTCAAGGGCCTGGTCAAGGCGGTCTTCGCCACCGAGACCCTCGCCCTCGGCATCAACATGCCCGCCCGCTCGGTGGTCATGGAGAAGCTGGTCAAGTGGAACGGCGAGACCCACGCCGACATCACCCCCGGCGAGTACACCCAGCTCACCGGCCGGGCCGGCCGCCGCGGCATCGACGTCGAGGGCCACGCCGTGGTGCTCTGGCAGCGCGGCCTCGACCCGGAGGCGCTGGCCGGCCTGGCCGGCACCCGCACCTACCCGCTGCGGTCCTCCTTCCGCCCCTCCTACAACATGGCCGTCAACCTGGTCGCCCAGTTCGGCCGGCACCGCTCGCGGGAGCTGCTGGAGACCTCCTTCGCCCAGTTCCAGGCCGATCGCTCGGTGGTCGGCATCGCCCGCCAGGTCCAGCGCAACGAGGAGGGCCTGGAGGGCTACCGCGCGTCCATGACCTGCCACCTCGGCGACTTCGACGAGTACATGTCGCTGCGCCGCCAGGTGAAGGACCGGGAGAACGAGCTCGCCCGCGAGGGCACCAGCCAGCGCCGCGCCGCCGCCGTCGAGTCCATCGAGCGGCTGCGCCCCGGCGACGTCATCCACGTCCCCACCGGCAAGTTCGCCGGCCTCGCGCTCGTCCTCGACCCCGGCCTGCCCCCGGTCAGCCGCTCCGCGCGCACCACCCGGCACCCGGACTACCAGGACGGGCCGCGCCCGGTGGTGCTCACCGCCGAGCGCCAGGTCAAGCGCCTCGCGATGATCGACTTCCCGCACCCGGTCACCGCGATCGACCGGGTCCGGATCCCGAAGTCCTTCAACCCGCGCAGCCCGCAGTCCCGCCGGGACCTCGCCTCCGCGCTGCGCACCAAGGCCGGCCACCTGGAGCCCGAGCGCTTCCGCAAGGGCCGTGCGGCCGCCGCCGACGACACCGAGCTCGCCCGGCTGCGCAGCGCCCTGCGGCAGCACCCCTGCCACGGCTGCGACGAGCGCGAGGACCACGCCCGCTGGGCCGAGCGCTACCACCGGCTGCACCGCGACACCGACCTGCTGGAGCGCCGGATGCGTTCCCGCACCCACACCATCGCCCGCACCTTCGACCGGGTCTGCGGCCTGCTCGCCGACCTCGGCTACCTCCAGGGCGACACCGTCACCGACGACGGCAAGCGCCTCGGCCGGCTGTACGGCGAACTCGACCTGCTGGCCTCCGAGTGCATCCGCGAGGGCGTCTGGAAGGGCCTGGCCGCGGCCGAGCTCGCCGCCTGTGCCTCCGCCCTGGTGTACGAGGCCCGGCAGTCCGACGACGCGATGGCCCCCCGGGTGCCGGAGGGCGGCGCCAAGGAGGCGCTCGGCAAGATGATCCGGATCTGGGGCCACCTGGACGCGCTGGAGGAGCAGCACCGGATCTCCACCGCCGAGGGCGTCGGCCAGCGGGAGCCCGACCTCGGGTTCGCCTGGGCCGCGTACCGCTGGGCGCTGGGCCACAACCTGGACTCGGTGCTCCGCGACGCCGACATGCCGGCCGGCGACTTCGTCCGCTGGACCAAGCAGCTGATCGACGTGCTCAGCCAGATCCAGGACGCGGCGGGCGAGGACACCGACCTCCGCAGCACGGCCCGCAAGGCGGTGGACGGGCTGCGGCGCGGGATCATCGCGTACTCGTCCGTCGGCTGA
- a CDS encoding cation diffusion facilitator family transporter, translating into MAGHHHSGHDHDHSHGPGGHSHQVSADADRRWLIAALVLLVVFMAGEVVVGFAAQSLALVSDAAHMLTDAASIALALVAMRLAARPARGGYTYGLKRAEILSAQANGVTLLVLSAWLAYEAVRRLLDPPAVEGALVLVTALVGIVVNLAATWCMSKANRSSLNVEGAFQHVVTDLYAFIATAVAGVIVLTTGFRQADALASMVVVVLMLRAGIGLVRASGRIFLEAAPAGIDPDTVADRLVAQPLVEEIHDLHIWEITSGQPALSAHILVTPGGDCHAVRRELQRKLREDYRITHSTLQVDHVGEDESVGLLQITKLGEEVGEHCADSHGPVHRAGPHRH; encoded by the coding sequence ATGGCCGGGCACCACCACTCCGGACACGACCACGACCACTCGCACGGTCCCGGCGGACACTCCCACCAGGTCTCCGCCGACGCGGACCGCCGCTGGCTGATCGCCGCCCTGGTCCTGCTGGTGGTGTTCATGGCCGGCGAGGTGGTGGTCGGTTTCGCCGCCCAGTCGCTGGCGCTGGTCTCGGACGCCGCGCACATGCTGACCGACGCGGCCTCGATCGCCCTGGCGCTGGTGGCGATGCGGCTGGCCGCCCGGCCGGCCCGCGGCGGCTACACGTACGGCCTCAAGCGGGCCGAGATCCTCTCCGCCCAGGCGAACGGCGTGACCCTGCTGGTGCTGTCGGCGTGGCTGGCGTACGAGGCGGTGCGGCGGCTGCTCGACCCGCCGGCGGTGGAGGGCGCGCTGGTGCTGGTCACGGCCCTGGTCGGGATCGTGGTGAACCTGGCGGCGACCTGGTGCATGTCGAAGGCGAACCGCTCCTCGCTGAACGTGGAGGGCGCCTTCCAGCACGTGGTGACCGACCTGTACGCCTTCATCGCCACCGCGGTGGCCGGTGTGATCGTGCTGACCACCGGCTTCCGGCAGGCGGACGCCCTCGCGTCGATGGTCGTGGTGGTACTGATGCTCCGGGCGGGCATCGGACTGGTCCGCGCCTCCGGACGGATCTTCCTGGAGGCCGCCCCCGCAGGCATCGACCCGGACACGGTGGCGGACCGGCTGGTGGCGCAGCCGCTGGTGGAGGAGATCCACGACCTGCACATCTGGGAGATCACCTCCGGGCAGCCCGCGCTGTCCGCGCACATCCTGGTCACCCCGGGCGGGGACTGCCACGCCGTCCGCCGGGAGCTGCAGCGCAAGCTCCGCGAGGACTACCGGATCACCCACTCCACCCTCCAGGTGGACCACGTCGGGGAGGACGAGTCGGTGGGCCTGCTGCAGATCACCAAGCTCGGCGAGGAGGTCGGCGAGCACTGCGCGGACTCGCACGGCCCGGTCCACCGCGCCGGCCCGCACCGGCACTGA
- a CDS encoding amino acid deaminase/aldolase, with product MANLAAAVPGTATDRARYDRATAHLDAPLAIVDLDAFDANAADLVRRAVGKPIRVASKSVRCRALLERVLAREGFAGVMSFTLAESIWLARSGFEDVLLAYPSTDRAGYAELTADPKLAASVTVMLDDPAQLDLIDAAREGTEEVRVCLELDTSLQLFGGLVRVGARRSPLHSPEALGALAELVQRRRGFRVVGLMAYEGHIAGVGDAVAGQPLRSRAIRLMQARARAELAERRGAVVRRLRQVTELEFVNGGGTGSVESTVAERAVTEVAAGSGLYQPRLFDNYRAFRGRPAALFALPVVRRPGLGVVTVLGGGYPASGAAGPDRSPVPYLPHGLRYDPQEGAGEVQTPLLGPAADDLLIGDRVWFRHAKAGELCERFAELHLVAGDRVVDTVPTYRGEGRTFL from the coding sequence ATGGCCAACCTCGCCGCCGCCGTGCCCGGCACGGCCACCGATCGCGCCCGCTACGACCGGGCGACCGCGCACCTGGACGCGCCGCTGGCCATCGTCGACCTGGACGCGTTCGACGCCAACGCCGCGGACCTGGTCCGCCGGGCGGTGGGCAAGCCGATCCGGGTGGCGAGCAAGTCGGTGCGCTGCCGGGCCCTGCTGGAGCGGGTGCTGGCGCGGGAGGGCTTCGCCGGGGTGATGAGCTTCACCCTGGCCGAGTCGATCTGGCTGGCCCGCTCGGGCTTCGAGGACGTGCTGCTGGCGTACCCGTCGACCGACCGGGCCGGTTACGCGGAGCTGACGGCGGATCCGAAGCTGGCCGCCTCGGTGACCGTGATGCTGGACGACCCCGCGCAGCTGGACCTGATCGACGCCGCCCGCGAGGGCACCGAGGAGGTGCGGGTCTGCCTGGAGCTGGACACCTCGCTGCAGCTGTTCGGCGGCCTGGTCCGGGTCGGTGCCCGGCGCTCGCCGCTGCACTCCCCCGAGGCACTCGGCGCCCTCGCCGAACTGGTGCAGCGGCGCAGGGGGTTCAGGGTGGTCGGGCTGATGGCGTACGAGGGCCACATCGCCGGGGTCGGGGACGCGGTGGCCGGGCAGCCGCTGCGCTCGCGGGCGATCCGGCTGATGCAGGCGAGGGCGCGGGCCGAGCTGGCCGAGCGGCGCGGCGCGGTGGTGCGGCGGCTGCGGCAGGTCACGGAGCTGGAGTTCGTCAACGGCGGCGGGACGGGCAGCGTGGAGTCCACCGTCGCCGAGCGGGCGGTCACCGAGGTGGCGGCCGGCTCCGGGCTGTACCAGCCGCGGCTGTTCGACAACTACCGGGCGTTCCGGGGCCGTCCGGCGGCGCTGTTCGCGCTGCCGGTGGTCCGCCGGCCCGGCCTCGGGGTGGTGACGGTGCTGGGCGGCGGCTACCCCGCCTCCGGCGCGGCCGGGCCGGACCGCTCGCCGGTGCCGTACCTGCCGCACGGGCTGCGGTACGACCCGCAGGAGGGCGCCGGCGAGGTGCAGACCCCGCTGCTCGGCCCGGCCGCCGACGACCTGCTGATCGGCGACCGGGTGTGGTTCCGGCACGCGAAGGCGGGCGAGCTGTGCGAGCGCTTCGCCGAGCTGCACCTGGTCGCGGGCGACCGGGTGGTGGACACCGTGCCGACGTACCGGGGCGAGGGCCGGACCTTCCTGTGA
- a CDS encoding ArsR/SmtB family transcription factor has protein sequence MPVALYQAKAEFFRMLGHPVRIRVLELLQAGPTPVRDLLAELEIEPSSLSQQLAQLRRAGLVTATREGSTVVYTLAGADVADLLRVARRILTELITDQEALLAELRASTD, from the coding sequence GTGCCGGTCGCGCTGTACCAGGCGAAGGCCGAGTTCTTCCGGATGCTGGGGCACCCGGTGCGGATCCGGGTCCTGGAGCTGCTCCAGGCCGGGCCGACCCCTGTGCGCGACCTGCTGGCCGAGCTGGAGATCGAGCCCTCCAGCCTCTCCCAGCAGCTCGCCCAACTGCGCCGGGCGGGCCTGGTGACCGCCACCCGGGAGGGGTCGACGGTCGTCTACACCCTAGCCGGCGCCGATGTGGCGGACCTCCTGCGGGTGGCCCGGCGCATCCTCACCGAGCTGATCACCGACCAGGAGGCCCTGCTGGCCGAGCTGCGCGCCTCCACCGACTGA
- the rpmI gene encoding 50S ribosomal protein L35, translating into MPKQKTHSGASKRFKITGSGKVLRERAGRRHLFEHKPSTLTRKLAGTVEVAPADAKKIKKLLGK; encoded by the coding sequence ATGCCGAAGCAGAAGACGCACAGCGGCGCCAGCAAGCGCTTCAAGATCACTGGCTCTGGGAAGGTGCTGCGCGAGCGTGCCGGCCGTCGCCACCTGTTCGAGCACAAGCCCTCGACGCTGACCCGCAAGCTGGCCGGCACCGTCGAGGTCGCCCCGGCTGACGCCAAGAAGATCAAGAAGCTTCTCGGCAAGTGA
- a CDS encoding SseB family protein has translation MDRKNIPNPGFADDDGTADPRLAAALAAWSEDASAEPELLAALTPSRLMVPIVALLGEVETDANGLKHEKTSDMAVPVIEAPDGRRALPAFTSLETMARWRADARPAPVAAPQAAMVAFSERADTLLIDPAGPVPFQLAGARLRAVAENRAFLPAVRDPQVLDALRALLAAVPEVAAAHLGAAEGADGTLAVVLGAGAAEPRAVVDRLVAALADDPTLRVRLDRGLQLALLRSELAQEPFYRR, from the coding sequence GTGGACCGCAAGAACATCCCGAACCCCGGATTCGCCGACGACGACGGCACCGCCGACCCCCGCCTCGCGGCGGCGCTCGCCGCCTGGTCCGAGGACGCCTCCGCCGAGCCCGAACTGCTCGCCGCCCTCACCCCCAGCCGGCTGATGGTCCCGATCGTCGCCCTGCTCGGCGAGGTGGAGACCGACGCCAACGGTCTCAAGCACGAGAAGACGAGCGACATGGCCGTCCCGGTGATCGAGGCCCCGGACGGCCGCCGCGCCCTCCCCGCCTTCACCTCGCTGGAGACCATGGCCCGCTGGCGCGCCGACGCCCGCCCGGCGCCGGTGGCCGCCCCACAGGCCGCGATGGTCGCCTTCTCCGAGCGCGCCGACACCCTGCTGATCGACCCCGCCGGGCCGGTGCCCTTCCAGCTGGCCGGGGCCCGGCTGCGGGCGGTGGCGGAGAACCGGGCGTTCCTGCCGGCGGTCCGCGACCCGCAGGTCCTGGACGCCCTGCGGGCACTGCTGGCGGCGGTGCCGGAGGTCGCGGCGGCGCACCTGGGCGCGGCGGAGGGGGCGGACGGGACGCTGGCGGTGGTGCTCGGCGCCGGCGCGGCCGAGCCGCGGGCCGTCGTCGACCGCCTGGTCGCCGCCCTCGCGGACGACCCCACCCTCCGCGTCCGCCTCGACCGCGGCCTCCAGCTCGCCCTCCTCCGCAGCGAACTCGCCCAGGAGCCCTTCTACCGCCGCTAG
- a CDS encoding DUF1844 domain-containing protein, protein MSSQPTEPHQHHEDEALGFDDLTRDIAEVPAVEVITTVAVHLMSAAAVKCGLAEGGEADKDLDEARKLITALAGLVTAGAPEISNFHAAPLRDGLRSLQLAFREASLVPDAPGTGPGEKFTGPVYS, encoded by the coding sequence TTGAGCAGCCAGCCCACCGAGCCCCACCAGCACCACGAGGACGAGGCGCTCGGCTTCGACGACCTGACCCGCGACATCGCGGAGGTGCCGGCCGTCGAGGTGATCACCACCGTGGCGGTGCACCTGATGAGCGCGGCGGCCGTCAAGTGCGGGCTCGCCGAGGGCGGCGAGGCCGACAAGGACCTCGACGAGGCCCGCAAGCTGATCACCGCCCTCGCCGGTCTGGTCACCGCCGGGGCGCCGGAGATCTCCAACTTCCACGCCGCGCCGCTCCGGGACGGCCTGCGCTCCCTGCAGCTCGCCTTCCGCGAGGCCTCCCTCGTCCCGGACGCCCCCGGCACCGGCCCCGGCGAGAAGTTCACCGGCCCGGTCTACTCCTGA
- the infC gene encoding translation initiation factor IF-3 gives MVETTTCDRRPTAASEKRCNRGGPISTEPRINDRIRVPEVRLVGPSGEQVGIVPLAKALELAQEYDLDLVEVAATARPPVCKLMDYGKFKYESAMKAREARKNQAHTVIKEMKLRPKIDPHDYDTKKGHVVRFLKQGDKVKITIMFRGREQSRPELGFRLLQRLADDVQDLGFVESSPKQDGRNMIMVLGPHKKKTEAMAEARALADARKAERQGRTVEAAEAEVTEAEAVEVTEAVEAAEAPATEAPAAEVEQPADAQDA, from the coding sequence GTGGTCGAAACCACGACGTGCGACCGCCGCCCGACGGCCGCATCGGAAAAAAGGTGCAACCGAGGAGGCCCCATCAGCACCGAGCCCCGCATCAACGACCGGATTCGCGTCCCCGAGGTGCGACTCGTCGGTCCCAGCGGCGAGCAGGTCGGCATCGTGCCGCTTGCCAAGGCGCTGGAGCTTGCGCAGGAGTACGACCTCGACCTGGTCGAGGTCGCGGCGACCGCCCGGCCGCCCGTCTGCAAGCTCATGGACTACGGCAAGTTCAAGTACGAGTCGGCCATGAAGGCCCGTGAGGCGCGCAAGAACCAGGCGCACACGGTCATCAAGGAGATGAAGCTCCGGCCGAAGATCGACCCGCACGACTATGACACCAAGAAGGGTCACGTCGTCCGGTTCCTCAAGCAGGGCGACAAGGTCAAGATCACGATCATGTTCCGCGGTCGTGAGCAGTCCCGCCCCGAGCTGGGCTTCCGACTGCTGCAGCGGCTTGCGGACGACGTCCAGGACCTGGGCTTCGTGGAGTCCTCGCCCAAGCAGGACGGCCGCAACATGATCATGGTTCTTGGCCCGCACAAGAAGAAGACCGAGGCGATGGCCGAGGCCCGCGCGCTGGCGGACGCCCGCAAGGCGGAGCGCCAGGGTCGGACCGTCGAGGCCGCTGAGGCCGAGGTGACCGAGGCCGAGGCCGTCGAGGTCACCGAGGCCGTCGAGGCCGCGGAGGCCCCCGCCACGGAGGCCCCGGCCGCCGAGGTCGAGCAGCCGGCCGACGCCCAGGACGCCTGA
- a CDS encoding DUF2510 domain-containing protein — translation MSEQIPAGWYPDPKDTESDPRPERWWDGKGWTATTRPVPAAGGAASAADGARAEDGTPAGPGGEPTVLEGRVVDDGPTVRYPEFPLAAEPAEPAGPAKPRRRPSRVVVTAVVAALAGGAVGAGITYLAMDHRDERPVRAGVPGHRFGGGSDDGFGRDGQGMPNPPGRRGQGAPAPDGVAVDAVNRISVKIPGGWEGGTTREGFAALTIGSYPCADGQGECSLGGAVTGRINGTDAKQAALADIATAAKESYGDIASHEELKSEAVKVAGRDGYLVRWKVDAPKGNDGYVETVVFPTAGGKQLVSVHLGFDIDPKAPDQAQMDAVVGGIADYRGAAEDPTRT, via the coding sequence GTGAGCGAGCAGATTCCCGCCGGGTGGTACCCGGATCCCAAGGACACCGAGAGCGACCCGCGGCCCGAGCGCTGGTGGGACGGCAAGGGGTGGACGGCCACCACCAGGCCCGTGCCCGCCGCGGGCGGTGCCGCGTCCGCCGCCGACGGCGCCCGGGCCGAGGACGGGACGCCGGCCGGCCCGGGCGGGGAGCCCACCGTGCTGGAGGGTCGGGTGGTCGACGACGGGCCGACCGTGCGCTACCCCGAGTTCCCGCTCGCGGCCGAGCCGGCCGAGCCGGCCGGTCCGGCGAAGCCGCGCCGCCGCCCGTCCCGGGTGGTGGTCACGGCCGTGGTCGCCGCGCTGGCCGGCGGTGCGGTCGGCGCCGGGATCACCTACCTGGCGATGGACCACCGGGACGAACGGCCGGTCCGCGCGGGCGTACCGGGCCACCGGTTCGGCGGCGGCTCCGACGACGGCTTCGGCCGCGACGGCCAGGGCATGCCGAACCCGCCGGGCCGGCGCGGCCAGGGCGCCCCCGCCCCGGACGGCGTGGCCGTCGACGCCGTCAACCGGATCAGCGTCAAGATCCCCGGCGGCTGGGAGGGCGGCACCACCCGCGAGGGCTTCGCCGCGCTCACCATCGGCTCGTACCCCTGCGCCGACGGCCAGGGCGAGTGCTCGCTGGGCGGTGCGGTCACCGGTCGGATCAACGGCACCGACGCCAAGCAGGCGGCCCTGGCGGACATCGCGACCGCCGCCAAGGAGTCCTACGGCGACATCGCCTCGCACGAGGAGCTCAAGTCGGAGGCGGTGAAGGTGGCCGGCCGCGACGGGTACCTGGTCCGCTGGAAGGTCGACGCCCCGAAGGGCAACGACGGCTACGTGGAGACGGTGGTCTTCCCGACCGCGGGCGGCAAGCAGCTGGTCTCCGTGCACCTCGGCTTCGACATCGACCCCAAGGCGCCCGACCAGGCGCAGATGGACGCCGTCGTCGGCGGCATCGCCGACTACCGCGGCGCCGCCGAGGACCCGACCCGCACCTGA
- a CDS encoding gamma-glutamyl-gamma-aminobutyrate hydrolase family protein, producing the protein MSTRPVIGISTNLNDAAWGRWERQRTVLLPERYPALVRASGGIAVLLPPDDPAYAEEAISRLDGLVISGGEDVDPALYGEAPHPRTAATAPERDAWEAGLLRAAVAVGMPVLGICRGMQLLNVVHGGSLIQHLPDVVGHEGHVGGPGEYGRHAVRPVPGTLLGGLLPEASVVVPTFHHQAVGRLGDGLTVCARAEDGTVEAVEGSGFTVGVQWHPEQGDDLRVMEALVRAAALVRETDLVPTS; encoded by the coding sequence ATGAGCACACGCCCGGTGATCGGCATCAGCACCAATCTCAACGACGCCGCCTGGGGGCGCTGGGAACGGCAACGGACCGTCCTGCTGCCCGAACGCTACCCCGCGCTCGTCCGGGCCTCCGGGGGCATCGCGGTCCTGCTCCCGCCGGACGACCCCGCCTACGCGGAGGAGGCGATCTCCCGGCTCGACGGCCTGGTGATCTCCGGCGGCGAGGACGTCGACCCCGCCCTGTACGGCGAGGCCCCGCACCCCCGGACCGCGGCCACCGCCCCCGAGCGGGACGCCTGGGAGGCCGGCCTGCTCCGGGCGGCCGTGGCGGTGGGGATGCCGGTGCTCGGCATCTGCCGCGGCATGCAGCTGCTCAACGTGGTGCACGGCGGGTCCCTGATCCAGCACCTGCCGGACGTGGTCGGACACGAGGGGCACGTCGGCGGGCCGGGCGAGTACGGGCGGCACGCGGTGCGGCCGGTGCCCGGGACGCTGCTGGGCGGGCTGCTGCCCGAGGCGTCGGTGGTGGTGCCCACCTTCCACCACCAGGCGGTCGGGCGGCTCGGCGACGGGCTGACGGTCTGCGCGCGGGCCGAGGACGGCACCGTCGAGGCCGTGGAGGGCTCCGGCTTCACCGTCGGCGTCCAGTGGCACCCCGAGCAGGGCGACGACCTGCGCGTCATGGAGGCCCTCGTCCGCGCCGCCGCCCTCGTCCGCGAGACGGACCTCGTCCCCACCAGCTGA